The following are from one region of the Tachysurus fulvidraco isolate hzauxx_2018 chromosome 15, HZAU_PFXX_2.0, whole genome shotgun sequence genome:
- the atf7ip2 gene encoding activating transcription factor 7-interacting protein 2 isoform X4 encodes MTSTEERRRDVGCEKSCSAGTLSTAQVQELISTEVQSALEQSDKMMKALMERMQEVESEPRYNARLQNLEAHIRKVKRRGDAVFADLRKRRSLDTAQDQNFTPTPEINKQEKNRTSSANGRISGSFRSGGVLMSERMKNQIVDLTDEEEVCRQNGTKFVDPPQTSSQDNIDIKPSPLEVPEDPGTGLMKKNTPEVQEAEAVLLSRLPPFPDTPFPDQLPVAAASKSMPQKPVVKVAAIKNPQGIALLWNVEEEDPDAAAMDCYYIYVTQQRSDGTFSKWKTMGVIKAMPLPMACRVAAERSRNKTLCFLIIGKDVYGRYGPYSDVHIVWAGEM; translated from the exons ATGACAA GTACGGAAGAGAGACGACGCGATGTCGGATGTGAAAAATCGTGTTCCGCGGGAACTCTTTCTACGGCTCAG GTCCAGGAGCTGATCTCCACAGAGGTGCAGTCTGCCCTGGAGCAGTCAGACAAAATGATGAAAGCCCTGATGGAGAGAATGCAGGAGGTAGAGAGCGAACCCAGATACAATGCCAGACTTCAGAATCTCGAG GCACACATTAGGAAAGTGAAGCGAAGAGGCGACGCCGTGTTTGCAGACTTACGGAAACGCCGAAGCTTGGATACAGCCCAGGATCAG AATTTCACCCCAACACCCGAGatcaacaaacaggaaaaaaacaggaccag TTCTGCTAATGGACGGATTTCAGGCTCGTTCAGATCAGGAGGTGTGTTGATGTCCGAG CGCATGAAGAATCAGATTGTGGATTTGACCGATGAAGAAGAAG TGTGCAGACAAAATGGGACCAAGTTCGTTGATCCTCCTCAAACGTCGTCACAG gacaACATTGACATCAAACCATCTCCACTGG AAGTTCCCGAGGATCCCGGGACTGGCCTGATGAAGAAAAACACCCCTGAGGTGCAGGAAGCAGAG GCCGTCCTGCTGTCCAGACTTCCGCCTTTCCCTGACACGCCGTTCCCCGACCAGCTTCCTGTCGCGGCAGCCAGCAAATCCATGCCTCAGAAGCCCGTGGTGAAAGTGGCAGCCATCAAAAACCCACAGGGAATTGCGCTGCTGTGGAACGTAGAGGAGGAAGACCCGGACGCCGCCGCCATGGACTGCTACTACATCTACGTGACGCAGCAGCGCAGTGACGGAACTTTCTCCAAGTGGAAAACTATGGGCGTGATCAAAGCCATGCCTCTGCCAATGGCCTGCAGGGTGGCGGCCGAACGCTCCAGAAACAAAACGCTGTGTTTCCTCATCATCGGCAAGGACGTGTACGGCCGCTACGGACCCTACAGCGACGTCCACATCGTGTGGGCCGGGGAAATGTGA
- the atf7ip2 gene encoding activating transcription factor 7-interacting protein 2 isoform X3 translates to MTSTEERRRDVGCEKSCSAGTLSTAQVQELISTEVQSALEQSDKMMKALMERMQEVESEPRYNARLQNLEAHIRKVKRRGDAVFADLRKRRSLDTAQDQNFTPTPEINKQEKNRTSSANGRISGSFRSGDVVSDGGGTTRKPKEGFWQSLRMKNQIVDLTDEEEVCRQNGTKFVDPPQTSSQDNIDIKPSPLEVPEDPGTGLMKKNTPEVQEAEAVLLSRLPPFPDTPFPDQLPVAAASKSMPQKPVVKVAAIKNPQGIALLWNVEEEDPDAAAMDCYYIYVTQQRSDGTFSKWKTMGVIKAMPLPMACRVAAERSRNKTLCFLIIGKDVYGRYGPYSDVHIVWAGEM, encoded by the exons ATGACAA GTACGGAAGAGAGACGACGCGATGTCGGATGTGAAAAATCGTGTTCCGCGGGAACTCTTTCTACGGCTCAG GTCCAGGAGCTGATCTCCACAGAGGTGCAGTCTGCCCTGGAGCAGTCAGACAAAATGATGAAAGCCCTGATGGAGAGAATGCAGGAGGTAGAGAGCGAACCCAGATACAATGCCAGACTTCAGAATCTCGAG GCACACATTAGGAAAGTGAAGCGAAGAGGCGACGCCGTGTTTGCAGACTTACGGAAACGCCGAAGCTTGGATACAGCCCAGGATCAG AATTTCACCCCAACACCCGAGatcaacaaacaggaaaaaaacaggaccag TTCTGCTAATGGACGGATTTCAGGCTCGTTCAGATCAGGAG ACGTCGTCAGTGATGGAGGAGGCACTACGAGAAAACCTAAAGAAGGCTTCTGGCAGAGTTTG CGCATGAAGAATCAGATTGTGGATTTGACCGATGAAGAAGAAG TGTGCAGACAAAATGGGACCAAGTTCGTTGATCCTCCTCAAACGTCGTCACAG gacaACATTGACATCAAACCATCTCCACTGG AAGTTCCCGAGGATCCCGGGACTGGCCTGATGAAGAAAAACACCCCTGAGGTGCAGGAAGCAGAG GCCGTCCTGCTGTCCAGACTTCCGCCTTTCCCTGACACGCCGTTCCCCGACCAGCTTCCTGTCGCGGCAGCCAGCAAATCCATGCCTCAGAAGCCCGTGGTGAAAGTGGCAGCCATCAAAAACCCACAGGGAATTGCGCTGCTGTGGAACGTAGAGGAGGAAGACCCGGACGCCGCCGCCATGGACTGCTACTACATCTACGTGACGCAGCAGCGCAGTGACGGAACTTTCTCCAAGTGGAAAACTATGGGCGTGATCAAAGCCATGCCTCTGCCAATGGCCTGCAGGGTGGCGGCCGAACGCTCCAGAAACAAAACGCTGTGTTTCCTCATCATCGGCAAGGACGTGTACGGCCGCTACGGACCCTACAGCGACGTCCACATCGTGTGGGCCGGGGAAATGTGA
- the atf7ip2 gene encoding activating transcription factor 7-interacting protein 2 isoform X2, protein MHELPVAQKQHKGVAHKRLVISESESALLPGTEERRRDVGCEKSCSAGTLSTAQVQELISTEVQSALEQSDKMMKALMERMQEVESEPRYNARLQNLEAHIRKVKRRGDAVFADLRKRRSLDTAQDQNFTPTPEINKQEKNRTSSANGRISGSFRSGGVLMSERMKNQIVDLTDEEEVCRQNGTKFVDPPQTSSQDNIDIKPSPLEVPEDPGTGLMKKNTPEVQEAEAVLLSRLPPFPDTPFPDQLPVAAASKSMPQKPVVKVAAIKNPQGIALLWNVEEEDPDAAAMDCYYIYVTQQRSDGTFSKWKTMGVIKAMPLPMACRVAAERSRNKTLCFLIIGKDVYGRYGPYSDVHIVWAGEM, encoded by the exons ATGCATGAACTTCCG gtcgcacaaaaacaacacaaaggaGTTGCTCATAAACGGCTTGTAATATCCGAATccgaatcagctttattgccag GTACGGAAGAGAGACGACGCGATGTCGGATGTGAAAAATCGTGTTCCGCGGGAACTCTTTCTACGGCTCAG GTCCAGGAGCTGATCTCCACAGAGGTGCAGTCTGCCCTGGAGCAGTCAGACAAAATGATGAAAGCCCTGATGGAGAGAATGCAGGAGGTAGAGAGCGAACCCAGATACAATGCCAGACTTCAGAATCTCGAG GCACACATTAGGAAAGTGAAGCGAAGAGGCGACGCCGTGTTTGCAGACTTACGGAAACGCCGAAGCTTGGATACAGCCCAGGATCAG AATTTCACCCCAACACCCGAGatcaacaaacaggaaaaaaacaggaccag TTCTGCTAATGGACGGATTTCAGGCTCGTTCAGATCAGGAGGTGTGTTGATGTCCGAG CGCATGAAGAATCAGATTGTGGATTTGACCGATGAAGAAGAAG TGTGCAGACAAAATGGGACCAAGTTCGTTGATCCTCCTCAAACGTCGTCACAG gacaACATTGACATCAAACCATCTCCACTGG AAGTTCCCGAGGATCCCGGGACTGGCCTGATGAAGAAAAACACCCCTGAGGTGCAGGAAGCAGAG GCCGTCCTGCTGTCCAGACTTCCGCCTTTCCCTGACACGCCGTTCCCCGACCAGCTTCCTGTCGCGGCAGCCAGCAAATCCATGCCTCAGAAGCCCGTGGTGAAAGTGGCAGCCATCAAAAACCCACAGGGAATTGCGCTGCTGTGGAACGTAGAGGAGGAAGACCCGGACGCCGCCGCCATGGACTGCTACTACATCTACGTGACGCAGCAGCGCAGTGACGGAACTTTCTCCAAGTGGAAAACTATGGGCGTGATCAAAGCCATGCCTCTGCCAATGGCCTGCAGGGTGGCGGCCGAACGCTCCAGAAACAAAACGCTGTGTTTCCTCATCATCGGCAAGGACGTGTACGGCCGCTACGGACCCTACAGCGACGTCCACATCGTGTGGGCCGGGGAAATGTGA
- the atf7ip2 gene encoding activating transcription factor 7-interacting protein 2 isoform X1 — protein sequence MHELPVAQKQHKGVAHKRLVISESESALLPGTEERRRDVGCEKSCSAGTLSTAQVQELISTEVQSALEQSDKMMKALMERMQEVESEPRYNARLQNLEAHIRKVKRRGDAVFADLRKRRSLDTAQDQNFTPTPEINKQEKNRTSSANGRISGSFRSGDVVSDGGGTTRKPKEGFWQSLRMKNQIVDLTDEEEVCRQNGTKFVDPPQTSSQDNIDIKPSPLEVPEDPGTGLMKKNTPEVQEAEAVLLSRLPPFPDTPFPDQLPVAAASKSMPQKPVVKVAAIKNPQGIALLWNVEEEDPDAAAMDCYYIYVTQQRSDGTFSKWKTMGVIKAMPLPMACRVAAERSRNKTLCFLIIGKDVYGRYGPYSDVHIVWAGEM from the exons ATGCATGAACTTCCG gtcgcacaaaaacaacacaaaggaGTTGCTCATAAACGGCTTGTAATATCCGAATccgaatcagctttattgccag GTACGGAAGAGAGACGACGCGATGTCGGATGTGAAAAATCGTGTTCCGCGGGAACTCTTTCTACGGCTCAG GTCCAGGAGCTGATCTCCACAGAGGTGCAGTCTGCCCTGGAGCAGTCAGACAAAATGATGAAAGCCCTGATGGAGAGAATGCAGGAGGTAGAGAGCGAACCCAGATACAATGCCAGACTTCAGAATCTCGAG GCACACATTAGGAAAGTGAAGCGAAGAGGCGACGCCGTGTTTGCAGACTTACGGAAACGCCGAAGCTTGGATACAGCCCAGGATCAG AATTTCACCCCAACACCCGAGatcaacaaacaggaaaaaaacaggaccag TTCTGCTAATGGACGGATTTCAGGCTCGTTCAGATCAGGAG ACGTCGTCAGTGATGGAGGAGGCACTACGAGAAAACCTAAAGAAGGCTTCTGGCAGAGTTTG CGCATGAAGAATCAGATTGTGGATTTGACCGATGAAGAAGAAG TGTGCAGACAAAATGGGACCAAGTTCGTTGATCCTCCTCAAACGTCGTCACAG gacaACATTGACATCAAACCATCTCCACTGG AAGTTCCCGAGGATCCCGGGACTGGCCTGATGAAGAAAAACACCCCTGAGGTGCAGGAAGCAGAG GCCGTCCTGCTGTCCAGACTTCCGCCTTTCCCTGACACGCCGTTCCCCGACCAGCTTCCTGTCGCGGCAGCCAGCAAATCCATGCCTCAGAAGCCCGTGGTGAAAGTGGCAGCCATCAAAAACCCACAGGGAATTGCGCTGCTGTGGAACGTAGAGGAGGAAGACCCGGACGCCGCCGCCATGGACTGCTACTACATCTACGTGACGCAGCAGCGCAGTGACGGAACTTTCTCCAAGTGGAAAACTATGGGCGTGATCAAAGCCATGCCTCTGCCAATGGCCTGCAGGGTGGCGGCCGAACGCTCCAGAAACAAAACGCTGTGTTTCCTCATCATCGGCAAGGACGTGTACGGCCGCTACGGACCCTACAGCGACGTCCACATCGTGTGGGCCGGGGAAATGTGA
- the atf7ip2 gene encoding activating transcription factor 7-interacting protein 1 isoform X5, with amino-acid sequence MMKALMERMQEVESEPRYNARLQNLEAHIRKVKRRGDAVFADLRKRRSLDTAQDQNFTPTPEINKQEKNRTSSANGRISGSFRSGDVVSDGGGTTRKPKEGFWQSLRMKNQIVDLTDEEEVCRQNGTKFVDPPQTSSQDNIDIKPSPLEVPEDPGTGLMKKNTPEVQEAEAVLLSRLPPFPDTPFPDQLPVAAASKSMPQKPVVKVAAIKNPQGIALLWNVEEEDPDAAAMDCYYIYVTQQRSDGTFSKWKTMGVIKAMPLPMACRVAAERSRNKTLCFLIIGKDVYGRYGPYSDVHIVWAGEM; translated from the exons ATGATGAAAGCCCTGATGGAGAGAATGCAGGAGGTAGAGAGCGAACCCAGATACAATGCCAGACTTCAGAATCTCGAG GCACACATTAGGAAAGTGAAGCGAAGAGGCGACGCCGTGTTTGCAGACTTACGGAAACGCCGAAGCTTGGATACAGCCCAGGATCAG AATTTCACCCCAACACCCGAGatcaacaaacaggaaaaaaacaggaccag TTCTGCTAATGGACGGATTTCAGGCTCGTTCAGATCAGGAG ACGTCGTCAGTGATGGAGGAGGCACTACGAGAAAACCTAAAGAAGGCTTCTGGCAGAGTTTG CGCATGAAGAATCAGATTGTGGATTTGACCGATGAAGAAGAAG TGTGCAGACAAAATGGGACCAAGTTCGTTGATCCTCCTCAAACGTCGTCACAG gacaACATTGACATCAAACCATCTCCACTGG AAGTTCCCGAGGATCCCGGGACTGGCCTGATGAAGAAAAACACCCCTGAGGTGCAGGAAGCAGAG GCCGTCCTGCTGTCCAGACTTCCGCCTTTCCCTGACACGCCGTTCCCCGACCAGCTTCCTGTCGCGGCAGCCAGCAAATCCATGCCTCAGAAGCCCGTGGTGAAAGTGGCAGCCATCAAAAACCCACAGGGAATTGCGCTGCTGTGGAACGTAGAGGAGGAAGACCCGGACGCCGCCGCCATGGACTGCTACTACATCTACGTGACGCAGCAGCGCAGTGACGGAACTTTCTCCAAGTGGAAAACTATGGGCGTGATCAAAGCCATGCCTCTGCCAATGGCCTGCAGGGTGGCGGCCGAACGCTCCAGAAACAAAACGCTGTGTTTCCTCATCATCGGCAAGGACGTGTACGGCCGCTACGGACCCTACAGCGACGTCCACATCGTGTGGGCCGGGGAAATGTGA